A window from Desulfovibrio subterraneus encodes these proteins:
- a CDS encoding tRNA dihydrouridine synthase produces the protein MSALSERLNAPLQIRGRSVANRLWLAPMAGLGHVAFREVASRFGGWGLQFTGMCSARAVPTEKPAVSPVFSWRPEELSTLVCQIFGADPDDMALAAERIQAEGFWGVDINMGCSVAPIVYKGCGADLMRDPERACRMVEKVRSAVDIPVMVKFRTGWQAEPEPAVAFARMLEQAGADALTFHPRVAPDRRSRPPRTDHIRLVKQAVSVPVFGNGNVFTAGDCLRMLDATGCDGVSLGRIGIARPWVFAEWTQGFVPAEETYREALFAFLDAIEKWNIPSRAIKMYKKFVLYYAANFTYGNRLFGRLIAGETMERMRENAEREFAAVPQISERPNMLMFTM, from the coding sequence GTGTCCGCTCTCTCCGAACGGTTGAATGCCCCCTTGCAGATTCGCGGCAGAAGCGTGGCCAACCGCCTGTGGCTTGCACCCATGGCCGGGCTCGGTCATGTGGCCTTTCGCGAGGTTGCATCCCGCTTCGGCGGCTGGGGCCTGCAATTCACCGGCATGTGCAGTGCCCGTGCCGTGCCGACGGAAAAGCCCGCCGTGTCGCCCGTGTTCAGCTGGCGGCCCGAAGAACTTTCCACACTTGTCTGCCAGATATTCGGGGCCGATCCCGACGACATGGCCCTTGCCGCAGAGCGTATTCAGGCGGAAGGGTTCTGGGGGGTGGACATTAATATGGGCTGCTCCGTGGCCCCCATTGTCTACAAGGGATGCGGCGCGGACCTTATGCGCGATCCTGAGCGTGCCTGCCGCATGGTGGAAAAGGTACGCAGCGCCGTGGATATTCCTGTCATGGTCAAATTCCGTACCGGATGGCAGGCAGAGCCTGAACCGGCTGTGGCCTTTGCCAGAATGCTGGAACAGGCCGGAGCTGATGCGCTCACTTTTCACCCCCGTGTTGCGCCGGACAGAAGAAGCAGACCCCCAAGAACGGATCATATCCGCCTCGTCAAGCAGGCGGTTTCCGTTCCCGTATTCGGAAACGGCAACGTGTTCACGGCCGGAGACTGCCTGCGCATGCTCGATGCCACAGGCTGCGACGGCGTATCTCTCGGGCGCATAGGCATAGCCCGCCCGTGGGTGTTTGCGGAATGGACGCAGGGCTTCGTGCCTGCTGAAGAGACCTACCGCGAAGCGCTGTTTGCCTTTCTGGATGCCATTGAGAAGTGGAATATCCCCAGCCGCGCCATCAAGATGTACAAGAAATTCGTGCTGTATTATGCCGCCAACTTTACCTACGGGAACCGCCTGTTCGGGCGCCTCATCGCAGGGGAGACCATGGAGCGTATGCGCGAGAATGCGGAGCGTGAGTTTGCCGCTGTGCCGCAGATTTCCGAAAGGCCCAACATGCTCATGTTCACCATGTAG
- the yfcE gene encoding phosphodiesterase → MKILFISDIHGSLPRAQTVFAAAEPDSLDAIVVLGDILYHGPRNPLPEGYDPRATAAFFNSYKDRIIAVRGNCDSEVDQTLLEFPIRTDYSWLFIDGMRIFLTHGHLWTESKLPPLVEGDVFAYGHTHVPRAHLVNGIGIWNPGSCSLPKEGNEPSYGLYEDGVFRVLTLDGEVVLERCLYGLCA, encoded by the coding sequence ATGAAGATATTGTTTATTTCTGACATTCACGGCTCTCTTCCCCGTGCACAGACTGTGTTTGCCGCGGCAGAGCCTGATTCTCTGGACGCCATAGTGGTGCTGGGCGATATCCTGTACCACGGGCCCCGCAATCCCTTGCCGGAAGGGTATGACCCGCGTGCGACAGCGGCCTTTTTCAACAGCTACAAGGACCGCATCATCGCCGTGCGCGGTAACTGCGATTCCGAAGTGGACCAGACGCTGCTGGAGTTCCCCATCCGCACGGACTATTCGTGGCTCTTCATTGACGGCATGCGCATTTTTCTGACCCACGGGCATCTCTGGACAGAATCCAAGTTGCCGCCGCTGGTTGAAGGTGATGTCTTTGCCTACGGCCATACGCATGTTCCGCGCGCACACTTAGTGAACGGCATAGGCATCTGGAACCCCGGTTCCTGTTCTCTGCCCAAGGAAGGAAACGAGCCTTCCTACGGCCTGTACGAGGATGGCGTTTTCCGTGTGCTGACGCTGGATGGCGAGGTGGTGCTGGAACGTTGCCTGTATGGTCTGTGCGCCTAG
- a CDS encoding Hsp20/alpha crystallin family protein: protein MHHNQSPERCGKAPRIRPAADFVEREDGFYLYLDMPGARRENLVVHIEEDELTIQASSSYGLCGGERVHAMEFGDVEYHAQFSLTDTMDKQRIGAQLVNGVLSIFIPRREEQVPRRIKIDVL from the coding sequence ATGCATCATAACCAGTCACCTGAACGTTGCGGCAAGGCCCCGAGAATCCGTCCAGCTGCGGACTTTGTGGAACGCGAAGACGGTTTCTATCTCTATCTGGACATGCCCGGGGCGCGCCGGGAAAATCTTGTGGTTCATATCGAGGAAGACGAGCTGACCATTCAGGCTTCTTCCAGCTATGGCCTGTGCGGCGGTGAACGCGTGCATGCCATGGAGTTCGGCGATGTGGAGTACCATGCGCAGTTTTCCCTGACCGATACCATGGACAAGCAGCGCATAGGCGCACAGCTCGTGAATGGTGTGCTCAGCATCTTTATTCCCAGACGGGAAGAGCAGGTGCCAAGGCGCATCAAGATAGATGTGCTGTAG
- a CDS encoding Hsp20/alpha crystallin family protein, with amino-acid sequence MVMDFGSFYDFPHLLDRMMGEMAQPYTTGGRQVAFPPLYIGEDDKVLVVRALIPGVGLDDVELTLTDKTLVLKGEIKPVKGKYYRQERPTGPFQRVVRLNVPISGEHVRATMRDGVLEIILPKSATARPQTIHIESR; translated from the coding sequence ATGGTAATGGACTTCGGTTCGTTTTATGATTTTCCGCATCTGCTGGACCGCATGATGGGCGAAATGGCGCAGCCGTATACTACCGGCGGCAGGCAGGTGGCATTTCCTCCGCTGTATATCGGCGAAGACGACAAGGTATTGGTGGTGCGTGCGCTCATCCCCGGTGTGGGACTGGACGACGTTGAACTGACCCTGACCGACAAGACGCTGGTGCTCAAGGGCGAAATCAAACCCGTGAAGGGCAAGTACTACAGGCAGGAGCGGCCCACCGGCCCCTTCCAGCGGGTGGTGCGGCTCAATGTGCCGATCAGCGGGGAGCATGTGCGCGCAACCATGCGCGACGGCGTGCTCGAAATCATATTGCCCAAGTCGGCTACGGCCCGTCCGCAGACCATTCATATAGAATCGCGCTAG